The genomic interval CCGCGCGGTCCCGGTGCCGTACAACGGCTCGGTGGCGCGGCTGAGCTTCGGCTTCCTGTCGGCGGCCCGGGTCCGGCGCTGGCTGCACGACGGCGAGTTCGACGTGGTCCACATCCACGAGCCGTCCTCGCCGTCGCTCGGCCTGCTGACCTGCTGGGCCGCGCAGGGCCCGATCGTCGCCACCTTCCACACCTCGAACCCGCGCTCCCGCGTCATGCTCGCCGCGTACTCGATCCTCCAGGCCGCCCTGGAGAAGATCAGTGCCCGGATCGCGGTGAGCGAGTACGCCCGCCGCACACTCGTCGAGCACCTCGGCGGCGACGCGGTGGTGATCCCGAACGGCGTGGACGTCGACTTCTTCGCCAAGGCCGAGCCCAAGCCCGAGTGGCAGGGCGACACGATCGGCTTCATGGGCCGCATCGACGAGCCCCGCAAGGGCCTGCCGGTGCTGATGAAGGCCCTGCCGAAGATCCTCGCCGAGCGTCCGCAGACCCGGCTGCTGGTCGCCGGGCGCGGCGACGAGGAGGAGGCGGTGGACTCGCTTCCCGAGGAGTTGCGCGCGCGCGTGGAGTTCCTCGGCATGGTCAGCGACCGGGACAAGGCCCGTTTCCTGCGCAGCGTCGACCTGTACGTCGCCCCCAACACCGGCGGCGAGAGCTTCGGGATCATCCTGGTCGAGGCCATGTCCGCGGGCGCCCCGGTGCTCGCCTCCGACCTCGACGCCTTCGCCCAGGTCCTCGACCACGGCGCGGCGGGCGAGCTCTTCGCCAACGAGGACGCGGACGCGCTGGCCGATGCGGCGGTACGGCTGCTCGGCGACCCGGCGAGACTGGCCGAACTCCGCGAGCGCGGCAGCGCACACGTCCGCCGCTTCGACTGGTCGACCGTCGGGGCGGACATCCTGTCGGTCTACGAAACGGTGACGTCGGGCACGGCAGCGGTGGCGGCGACGGACGACGACCGGGGGCCGGGCTTGCGGGCGCGCCTGGGCCTGGCCCGGGACTGAGCCACCGGGCGGATGACGGGGCGGCGTCACGGGGTGGGTGGGGCTGGGTTGCGCGGCGGGGGACGATCGTCGTGCGGACGATTGCGCGCCCTCGCGGGGGCGAAGCGTGGGCGCCACCACGCCCGACAGGGAACTGGCTGGACCTGCTCCGCGCTCGGATGCCCGGGCAGGGGCTGCCACCTGTCTGGGACTCGCTCGGGCCTGATCGCCGCGCCGACGGCTGGGCGGCGTCGCGGCGCTGCGGGGTGGCTGGGGCTGGAGCCGCTGAGCGAGTCATGGGCGCCTGCACGGCCGACAGGGTCTGGTTGTCTCGTCCCGCGCCCGGTCACCCGGTGAGGCCGCCGATTCGGCCGGGACTCCTCACCGACCGGGCGACCGCGCCGACGACTGGGCGGCCCCGAGGGACGGGCGGCCGCCCGACACGGCACCGGCCGACCCGCCCGCGCTCGGACGCCGGCGCTCAGGCGCCCGGGAAGGACTGCCGACGCGGACCTCCCGGTTCGCCGGTGGCAGCCTCGTGGCGGTCGGACACCCCCCGGCAGGTCCTCGTCCCACCCGCAGACGTCCACCCCGTGCCTGGCACACCCGGCCCCCACCCGCCCCGATAGCCTTGCTGCCCGTGACTGCCACCCTCATCTGGATCCTCGTCGCGCTCGTCGCGATCGGCCTTTATCTGAGCTGGACCGCGGGCCGTCTCGACCGGCTGCACGCCAGGATCGACGCCACGCGCGCGGGCCTGGACGCGCAGTTGCTCCGGCGGGCCTCCGTCGCCCAGGAGTTGGCCACCTCGGGCGTGCTCGACCCGGCCGCGTCGATCGTCCTGTACGAGGCCGCGCACGCCGCCCGGCAGGCCGAGGAGGAGCAGCGGGAGGTGGC from Streptomyces sp. CC0208 carries:
- a CDS encoding glycosyltransferase family 4 protein, with product MRIGIVCPYSWDVPGGVQFHIRDLAEYFIRLGHEVSVLAPADDDTPLPPYVVSAGRAVPVPYNGSVARLSFGFLSAARVRRWLHDGEFDVVHIHEPSSPSLGLLTCWAAQGPIVATFHTSNPRSRVMLAAYSILQAALEKISARIAVSEYARRTLVEHLGGDAVVIPNGVDVDFFAKAEPKPEWQGDTIGFMGRIDEPRKGLPVLMKALPKILAERPQTRLLVAGRGDEEEAVDSLPEELRARVEFLGMVSDRDKARFLRSVDLYVAPNTGGESFGIILVEAMSAGAPVLASDLDAFAQVLDHGAAGELFANEDADALADAAVRLLGDPARLAELRERGSAHVRRFDWSTVGADILSVYETVTSGTAAVAATDDDRGPGLRARLGLARD